In Thermosynechococcus sichuanensis E542, a single genomic region encodes these proteins:
- the metG gene encoding methionine--tRNA ligase — MSPHFSLTTPLYYVNALPHIGSAYTTIAADVLARFYRLQGYQVRFITGTDEHGQKIERTAQQRGLSPQAHCDEIAAGFQALWQQLNIHYDRFSRTTSPRHQAIVNEFFQRVWDNGDIYLGQQQGWYCVECEEFKEERELLEGRRCPIHVNRTVEWRDERNYFFRLSKYQQPLLDYYAEHPEFVQPPSRRNEVLSFIERGLQDFSISRVNLAWGFPVPTDPEQTLYVWFDALLGYVTALLEPEDEPTLANALKTWWPINLHIIGKDILRFHAISWPAMLMSAGLPLPEQIFVHGFLTKDGQKMGKSLGNTLDPFALVAQYGADAVRYYFMKEVEFGRDGDFSETRFVNILNADLANDLGNLLNRTLKMAWKYTNGKVPNVEGSGISREHPLRQLAEHLSQTYGQGYRQLAFHEVCQQALTLARAGNKFLDEEAPWKRYKTGETQAVAEILYCVLESVRLVAYVLAPIIPQLSEAIYGQLGYSVEFNGSVAPDLLGDRQAQWGVLPASQPLANPEPIFQKLLLPATVTDSP; from the coding sequence TTGTCACCGCACTTTTCACTCACTACCCCCCTGTACTACGTCAATGCCCTTCCCCATATTGGCAGTGCCTACACGACCATTGCTGCCGATGTGCTCGCTCGCTTTTATCGTTTGCAGGGCTATCAGGTGCGGTTCATTACCGGTACCGATGAGCATGGCCAGAAAATTGAGCGCACCGCCCAACAGCGGGGTCTCAGTCCCCAAGCCCACTGCGATGAGATTGCCGCTGGTTTTCAAGCCCTGTGGCAACAACTGAATATCCACTACGATCGCTTTAGCCGCACCACCAGTCCTCGCCACCAGGCCATTGTCAACGAGTTTTTTCAGCGGGTATGGGACAACGGCGACATTTATCTCGGTCAACAACAGGGCTGGTACTGTGTCGAGTGCGAGGAATTCAAGGAAGAACGCGAACTGCTTGAGGGTCGGCGCTGCCCGATCCATGTGAATCGGACGGTGGAATGGCGAGATGAGCGCAACTATTTTTTCCGCCTCTCGAAGTATCAGCAGCCGCTCTTGGACTACTACGCTGAACATCCTGAGTTTGTCCAGCCCCCCAGCCGTCGCAATGAGGTGCTGAGTTTTATTGAGCGAGGGCTTCAGGACTTTTCCATTTCACGGGTGAATCTGGCGTGGGGGTTTCCCGTGCCCACGGATCCAGAGCAGACCCTCTATGTCTGGTTTGATGCCCTCTTGGGCTATGTCACGGCGCTTCTAGAACCTGAAGATGAGCCAACCTTGGCCAATGCCCTCAAAACGTGGTGGCCGATTAACCTGCACATCATCGGTAAGGATATTCTCCGCTTCCATGCCATCTCTTGGCCAGCAATGTTGATGTCGGCCGGCTTGCCGCTGCCAGAGCAGATCTTTGTCCATGGCTTTCTCACCAAGGATGGCCAAAAAATGGGCAAAAGTCTGGGGAATACCCTTGATCCCTTTGCCTTGGTGGCGCAATACGGTGCCGATGCGGTGCGCTACTACTTCATGAAAGAGGTGGAGTTTGGCCGTGATGGTGACTTTAGTGAGACCCGCTTTGTCAATATCCTCAATGCGGATCTGGCTAACGATCTGGGGAATTTGCTCAATCGCACCCTGAAAATGGCGTGGAAATATACCAATGGGAAAGTGCCCAATGTTGAAGGGTCAGGGATTTCACGGGAGCACCCCCTGCGGCAACTGGCAGAGCACCTCAGCCAAACCTATGGCCAAGGGTATCGGCAACTGGCCTTCCATGAGGTGTGTCAACAGGCACTCACACTGGCACGGGCGGGGAATAAGTTCCTCGATGAAGAAGCTCCTTGGAAACGCTATAAGACTGGGGAAACCCAAGCGGTGGCAGAGATTCTCTACTGTGTATTGGAGTCAGTGCGCCTTGTGGCCTATGTCCTTGCCCCAATTATCCCCCAACTGAGTGAAGCCATCTATGGGCAGTTGGGCTATAGTGTTGAGTTTAACGGATCAGTTGCCCCAGACCTTTTGGGCGATCGCCAAGCCCAGTGGGGGGTTTTGCCTGCGTCACAACCTCTGGCCAATCCAGAGCCGATTTTCCAAAAACTGTTGCTGCCTGCAACCGTCACCGATTCCCCTTGA
- a CDS encoding recombinase family protein — MTLWALLAVLQWISGGSRSGKTYALVRAFAQWLKGEQETSVIPKERSLLFLTDTVEGRQAIQREIEAQLGHGYAPYIATPIGFMQDEVELFWPLLVEAKAVDPHPPLRLKPETELVWAQRLWQPWLANHTFAALSENSEQLRCAVGDRATRHLLDIFQLAAFARLSLDDLPQLIRDHQLKMPSETVEAIVTALKQWQSWCTAHSLLTYGITTDLFGRVLLDHPRYQASLGKRFQCLLADNTHNYPAVMADLIERLNQQGIKIVLTHQPIGAVRLGLGADPDAFLSLKKQATVIEQPHPAKTILGAIDLRLQIQELLSTPQSTLPESIAAIQTTSRMQLLQEVVATIATAINQGMVQPREIAILAPGLDSVARHVFSTELKKRGIPLVIWNEQRPLIQSPFVRALLTLLLFVYPRTGMIPEATAVAEMLTVLLPREIDPVRAGLLSCYCFQPSLEKAELLSTTQYSHWDRFGHRATQAYEELRHWLSGLDPENPPVHILEAAIQRYLWPQNLTASELAPLRSLLEGTAAYWQIYDHLPEYRATPTAERLREWIALLRRGIVTADPAPLLRQPQGVLLATTFQYRSAQLAHRWHFWLDVGSPRWQDGGLQCLWQAPIFLRQGAASPSARVWQLESERLEHLLVDLCSRVSDRLFLCHSDLAANGSEQEGPLSPWVDLAVGDRPQAVTNGTMINNAICSSA, encoded by the coding sequence TTGACTTTGTGGGCTTTGTTGGCGGTGTTGCAGTGGATTAGTGGCGGTAGTCGCAGTGGCAAAACCTATGCACTGGTGAGGGCATTTGCTCAGTGGCTCAAGGGGGAGCAGGAGACTTCAGTGATCCCTAAAGAGCGATCGCTCCTCTTTTTGACGGATACTGTCGAAGGCCGCCAAGCCATCCAAAGGGAAATTGAGGCACAGTTGGGTCATGGCTACGCGCCCTATATCGCTACGCCAATAGGCTTTATGCAGGACGAGGTCGAGCTTTTTTGGCCGCTGCTGGTGGAGGCGAAGGCTGTTGATCCCCATCCCCCTTTGCGCCTGAAACCGGAAACGGAGTTGGTGTGGGCACAACGGCTATGGCAGCCTTGGCTAGCAAACCATACTTTTGCCGCCCTTAGTGAAAATAGCGAACAGCTCCGCTGCGCCGTCGGCGATCGCGCCACTCGCCACCTCCTTGATATTTTTCAACTGGCGGCCTTTGCCCGCTTGAGCCTTGATGACCTGCCCCAACTGATTCGTGACCATCAGCTTAAGATGCCTTCAGAAACCGTGGAGGCGATCGTCACCGCCTTGAAACAGTGGCAAAGTTGGTGTACTGCCCACAGCCTTCTCACCTACGGCATCACCACGGATTTATTCGGGCGGGTTCTCCTTGACCATCCCCGATACCAAGCCTCCTTGGGAAAACGGTTTCAGTGTCTCTTGGCTGACAACACCCACAACTATCCAGCGGTGATGGCAGATTTGATAGAACGCCTTAACCAACAGGGGATCAAGATTGTCCTGACCCACCAACCCATTGGCGCTGTCCGCCTAGGCCTAGGAGCTGATCCCGATGCGTTTCTCAGCCTGAAAAAACAAGCAACTGTTATTGAGCAACCCCACCCTGCAAAAACAATTTTGGGTGCGATCGATCTCAGGCTGCAAATTCAAGAGCTGCTCAGTACTCCCCAATCCACACTGCCTGAAAGCATAGCGGCCATTCAAACCACTTCGCGGATGCAACTATTACAGGAAGTGGTTGCGACGATCGCCACCGCCATTAATCAAGGGATGGTGCAGCCAAGGGAGATTGCCATCCTTGCCCCCGGTTTAGATAGCGTTGCCCGCCATGTCTTTAGCACTGAGCTAAAAAAACGCGGCATTCCCCTCGTGATTTGGAATGAGCAGCGCCCCCTGATTCAATCCCCCTTTGTGCGTGCCCTCTTGACGCTGTTGCTGTTTGTTTATCCGCGAACGGGAATGATCCCAGAGGCAACGGCAGTGGCAGAGATGTTGACGGTTTTGCTACCGCGAGAAATTGATCCCGTGCGGGCAGGCCTGCTCTCTTGCTATTGTTTTCAGCCGAGCTTGGAAAAAGCTGAACTGCTGAGCACAACCCAGTACAGCCATTGGGATCGCTTTGGCCATCGTGCCACCCAAGCCTATGAGGAGTTGCGCCATTGGCTCAGTGGTCTTGATCCTGAGAACCCCCCCGTGCATATCCTAGAGGCGGCGATTCAACGCTATCTCTGGCCCCAAAATCTGACAGCTAGTGAATTGGCTCCCCTGCGATCGCTCCTTGAGGGCACCGCTGCCTACTGGCAAATTTATGATCATCTCCCAGAATACCGAGCCACGCCAACGGCTGAGCGCCTACGGGAATGGATCGCTCTATTGCGGCGGGGAATTGTAACCGCTGATCCCGCCCCACTCCTGCGGCAGCCCCAAGGGGTCTTACTGGCAACCACGTTTCAATATCGCAGTGCCCAACTGGCCCATCGCTGGCATTTTTGGCTGGATGTGGGGAGTCCACGTTGGCAGGATGGCGGCTTGCAATGCCTCTGGCAGGCACCCATTTTTTTGCGGCAGGGGGCGGCAAGTCCCAGTGCGCGGGTGTGGCAATTGGAGTCAGAACGTCTAGAGCATCTACTGGTGGATCTCTGTTCACGGGTGAGCGATCGCCTATTCCTTTGCCACAGTGACTTGGCTGCCAATGGCAGTGAGCAAGAAGGTCCCCTGAGTCCTTGGGTGGATTTGGCGGTGGGCGATCGCCCGCAAGCTGTGACCAATGGCACTATGATAAATAACGCGATTTGCTCGAGCGCCTAG